The Desulfatirhabdium butyrativorans DSM 18734 region TTGGGCGCGCCGCTCAGCGTTCCCGCCGGAAAGCAGCTCTGCAGCAGGTCGTATGCATCGAGACCCGGTTTGAGCTCCGCCTGGATGTTCGAGACCAGGTGCATGACATGGGAATAGCGCTCCACGAACATCAAATCCGTCACCTGCACGGTCCCGGTCGCTGCGACCCTGCCCAGATCGTTTCGTCCCAGATCGACCAGCATCAGGTGCTCGGCCTTCTCCTTTTCGTCGGCCAGCAGTTCATTGGCATAGGCCCGATCCTGCTGTTCGGTGGCGCCGCGGGGTCTGGTGCCGGCGATCGGCCGGAGTACGGCCTGGCCGTTTTCCAGACGAACCATGGTTTCCGGGGAGGAGCCGATCAGGATGGTGCCGCCCAGCCGCATGAAAAACAAATAGGGGGACGGGTTGACGAAACGCTGCATGCGATACAGCAGGAAGGGATCGCGCGGGGCCGGGCAGCGAAATGGCTGGGAGATGACCGCCTGGATGACCTCGCCTTCCCGGATGTGGTGCAGCACGGTTTGGACCATTTGCAGGAAATGCGCCCGCGGGTAAACCGGTTCCAGAGACAGGGCTTCCCGTTGCGGACCCTGCTGGGGCGGCGCAGGCGCATCGATCCGCCGAACCAGATCGGCGAGGCGTTCATCGGCAAGCCGGAAAGCGTCTTCGGCCGATCCGCTGTCGGCCAGGAAAGCCAGGACAATGGCAAAAATCGTGTGCCGGACATTGTCGAACACGATGAGGGCATCCGGAACGATGAAATGGGCAATAACCTCATCCGGTTTCGTATGGCACGGAATCTTTTCGAAAAACTGCACCATTTCATAATTCAGGTATCCCACAAGCCCGCCCCAGAACCGGGGAAGGGAAGTCATCTCGGGGATGGAAAACCCTCTCATGAAGTCCCGGAGTACCGGCATGGGGTTCCCTTCATGCAGGCGGGTGGTGACATCGTTTTTGTCCACAATCTCGATCCGGTCCGCAAAGACATGGAGCTCGTACCGTGCGGATACGCCCATGAAGGAGTATCTGCCCCAGCGCTCGCCGCCTTCAACGCTTTCGAAGAGAAACACCGGTCGGTCGGGGCCATCGAAGCGGCTGAGCAGGGTGACCGGCGTGTGGAGATCGCCGAGGATTTCGGCGACGCGCGGCAGGACCGTACAGTGGTCCGCCATGCCGAGAAATTGCGCGCGATCCGGAAAATGTCGAAGCAGCATCTGAGAAATTCCTTGGTTGTATGGCGTTCAAAACAGAAAAGGCCGTGGAAATATCTTCCACGGCCTTTTCTGGGAAACAAAAAAGGCCGTGGGCGGGAAACGCCCACGGCCTTGAAGAATCAATTCATCACTCAGGCATCGCCGGCGATTCCCCGGGAAACGGTACGCCAGCACCACCAGCATCGTGCTTCGCTTGTTGTCGATTGTACAGAGATGGTTGCCATGATCTTGTGATTCCTGAAAAAGAATACGTTATCTTGATGGTCGAGGAAAATATATCGGTGATCGGGCGATGTCAACAGTTTTTTGTCCTTGATATGGGATTGTTTTCCGGGATAAGAAGGAAACGGGGTGGCTGGAGGATCGATCCGAAAGCGACGCCCCAGCTCATGGCCGGATTTTCATTGCCGGAGGGGGCCGGAGCGGCTTGATCTGGGAGGTGAAACAGAACAAGGATGGCCAAAAAAACTACGAGAACCCCCATGATGCGGACAATGTCTATACCTGGTACAATCCGGCCGATTCCCATCCGGGTGGTTCCGGTGAAGGCCGCAATACAAAGGATTTCCTGGATGCCCTGAACAGGGCCCGTTTCGGCGGCTACAGTGACTGGCGGCTGCCGACCGTCAAGGAACTGGCCTGCCTGGTACGATACGAGACGGCGCACCCCGGCCCAACGATCGATACCCGGTATTTTCCCAACACGATGTCTTCCGTTTACTGGTCATCCACTGGCAGCGCCGGCTATCCGGACTATGCCTGGCTTGTGGATTTCTACAAAGGCGCCGTCTACGACGGCGAAAAGATTTACGGCAATTTCGTCCGCGCCGTCCGGGCGCGCCATGATGCCTCCGGCTGCAAAGCCGAAAAGTGTCCCGCAACCAGATGCAACCAATGTGGATCCCCTTGACAGCGAAATCGGATGTATTATTTTCTGGACGAAATGGAAACTATAACCATCTGATACAAAACGGAAAGGAGGTCCACCATGATGAGCTTGACACCTATTGTATCCAGTAATTGGGTAGGCCGACCGGCCCGGGACATGTTCAACTGGCTGTGGGAAAATACGTTGCCGTCCTTTTTCGAAGGGGATCGGGAGTGCATGTGGCATCCCCGCATCGACGTGGCCGAGAGCGATAGGGAAATTACCGTTACGGCCGAGCTTCCCGGCTTGAGCAAGGACGATGTCGAGATTACCCTGACAAACAATATGCTGACCATCGGCGGCGAGAAAAAGCGCGAAACCGAGAACAAGAACGAGAACTACCACATGATTGAACGAAGCTTCGGCTCTTTCTGCCGAACGGTTGCCCTGCCGGTGGAAGTCGATACCGAAAAAATCGATGCCGTATTCAAGGATGGCGTGCTGAGCGTGCGCATACCCAAGAGCGAAAAGGCGGTTCCCAAGAAGATCGCCATTACCGATTGATCCTGCCATACAGCCCGAAAAAGGCGCCGGACGTTTTCTCCGGCGCCTTTTTTTATGCCGGAAAGGCGCCGATTCTGTTGATGCAAGCCGGCCTCTACATTCATATTCCCTTCTGCATCCGGAAATGCCGCTACTGCGATTTCTATTCCGTCACCGATCGAAACCGGATCGATGCCTTTCTGTGCGCCCTGCATCGGGAAATCCGGCTTCGCGCCGCAGACGGCAACAAGTCCTTCGATACGATTTATATCGGCGGCGGAACCCCTT contains the following coding sequences:
- a CDS encoding anthranilate synthase component I family protein, whose protein sequence is MLLRHFPDRAQFLGMADHCTVLPRVAEILGDLHTPVTLLSRFDGPDRPVFLFESVEGGERWGRYSFMGVSARYELHVFADRIEIVDKNDVTTRLHEGNPMPVLRDFMRGFSIPEMTSLPRFWGGLVGYLNYEMVQFFEKIPCHTKPDEVIAHFIVPDALIVFDNVRHTIFAIVLAFLADSGSAEDAFRLADERLADLVRRIDAPAPPQQGPQREALSLEPVYPRAHFLQMVQTVLHHIREGEVIQAVISQPFRCPAPRDPFLLYRMQRFVNPSPYLFFMRLGGTILIGSSPETMVRLENGQAVLRPIAGTRPRGATEQQDRAYANELLADEKEKAEHLMLVDLGRNDLGRVAATGTVQVTDLMFVERYSHVMHLVSNIQAELKPGLDAYDLLQSCFPAGTLSGAPKIRAMQIIAELEPDARGPYGGAVGYISFQGNMDFAITIRTAIIRNDTLIMRAGAGIVADSNPETEYQETINKSMAIQKGLQWIRPVGASTPHSGKEGQP
- a CDS encoding DUF1566 domain-containing protein, with product MIWEVKQNKDGQKNYENPHDADNVYTWYNPADSHPGGSGEGRNTKDFLDALNRARFGGYSDWRLPTVKELACLVRYETAHPGPTIDTRYFPNTMSSVYWSSTGSAGYPDYAWLVDFYKGAVYDGEKIYGNFVRAVRARHDASGCKAEKCPATRCNQCGSP
- a CDS encoding Hsp20/alpha crystallin family protein, producing the protein MMSLTPIVSSNWVGRPARDMFNWLWENTLPSFFEGDRECMWHPRIDVAESDREITVTAELPGLSKDDVEITLTNNMLTIGGEKKRETENKNENYHMIERSFGSFCRTVALPVEVDTEKIDAVFKDGVLSVRIPKSEKAVPKKIAITD